A single region of the Candidatus Ancaeobacter aquaticus genome encodes:
- a CDS encoding methyltransferase domain-containing protein: MENNKIIKQSLLSEILCCTHCRGDLYESDNCLICKECKERYDIVDGIPIMIQTKDMDKSTNLSFEKWNERYESFDVDENIANYHNLFEKDTVSLLSKGIGSAPDISGIVLEIGCGYGASRGFWHDNNFVYVGLDFSLNILRQAKKMNEFKNGESLFICGDLLNPPFKKEVFDLIWGAGVIEHFEETLKALKVIRDIQKVGGRMLLTFPYLSMGALTYRQVWGNIPDMMILRDLAKFVHINIFKEKFMQFGFEYSFTETKIRKLIKDADLQLIDFGHHDIHTTFDYFKNKKIKDILRKIEKVRLFWAMAYLIAEKNTND; encoded by the coding sequence ATGGAAAATAATAAAATTATAAAACAAAGTTTATTGTCAGAAATTCTTTGTTGTACACATTGCCGTGGTGATCTGTATGAGTCTGATAATTGTTTGATCTGTAAGGAATGTAAAGAGCGATATGATATTGTAGATGGTATTCCAATAATGATTCAAACTAAAGACATGGATAAAAGCACAAACCTTTCTTTTGAAAAATGGAATGAGCGTTATGAATCTTTTGACGTAGATGAGAATATTGCAAATTATCATAATTTATTTGAAAAAGATACGGTGAGTCTTTTATCAAAAGGGATAGGTAGTGCACCAGATATTTCCGGGATTGTTCTAGAAATTGGATGTGGTTATGGGGCATCAAGAGGTTTTTGGCATGATAACAATTTTGTTTATGTTGGGCTGGATTTTTCTCTTAATATACTAAGGCAAGCAAAGAAAATGAATGAGTTTAAGAATGGAGAATCTTTGTTTATATGTGGAGATTTATTAAATCCCCCTTTTAAAAAAGAAGTATTTGATTTAATATGGGGAGCTGGTGTTATAGAGCATTTTGAGGAGACATTAAAGGCTCTTAAGGTAATAAGGGATATTCAAAAAGTTGGTGGTAGGATGTTACTTACATTTCCATATCTTTCTATGGGGGCACTAACATATAGGCAGGTTTGGGGAAATATACCTGATATGATGATCTTACGGGACTTAGCAAAATTCGTGCATATAAATATTTTTAAAGAAAAATTTATGCAATTTGGTTTTGAGTATTCTTTTACTGAGACAAAAATAAGAAAATTGATCAAAGATGCAGATCTCCAATTAATAGATTTTGGACACCATGATATTCATACCACTTTTGATTATTTTAAGAACAAAAAGATAAAAGATATCCTAAGAAAAATAGAGAAAGTTAGGCTTTTTTGGGCAATGGCATATTTAATAGCAGAGAAAAATACAAATGACTAA
- a CDS encoding radical SAM protein, protein MGLFIEPSGHCNIRCKTCVTVDYRTRDKGLMEYEKYIKIVDAVKPAYLVLGGYGEPTMNKNYFDMIRYAKSKKVNVKSVTNATLLDEKKAEELVLSGLDLLNISLDGATKEIFEKVRVGADYDTVVRNIKLVIEAKKRFNKKKPAMNIDMTLIKDNVHEISKLIQLCHNEFGVEPVFSLFMLYDKDDKKDMALTDAPEIRQHLIDGIKEAEKVGYKSSISSLSINLEVLKMKYTKKVTSPCFLPWLGLNVTWDGRAFPCCYFYDCQIDLGNVFDEGFESVWNGSKYQEFRRSLAKSRQSIKVCSLCTIEDEGLNEIFRKIVTVCPPIKKLSSIPFDTIHK, encoded by the coding sequence ATGGGGTTGTTTATTGAACCTTCTGGTCATTGTAATATTCGATGCAAAACATGCGTTACAGTTGATTATCGTACGAGAGACAAGGGCTTGATGGAGTATGAAAAATATATAAAAATAGTTGATGCGGTAAAGCCTGCGTATCTTGTCCTTGGCGGGTACGGTGAGCCAACGATGAATAAAAACTATTTTGATATGATTCGGTATGCTAAATCAAAGAAAGTCAATGTAAAATCCGTTACTAATGCCACGTTGCTCGATGAAAAGAAAGCTGAGGAGCTTGTTTTAAGTGGCCTTGATTTATTAAATATATCGCTCGATGGCGCTACAAAAGAAATATTTGAAAAAGTTAGAGTGGGAGCTGATTATGATACGGTAGTAAGAAATATTAAGTTAGTTATTGAGGCAAAGAAAAGATTTAACAAGAAGAAACCTGCCATGAATATTGATATGACCCTGATTAAAGATAATGTTCATGAGATTTCAAAATTAATACAATTATGCCATAATGAATTTGGCGTTGAACCGGTATTTTCTTTGTTTATGCTGTATGATAAAGACGATAAAAAGGATATGGCATTGACCGATGCCCCTGAAATTCGCCAGCATCTTATAGACGGCATAAAAGAAGCTGAGAAAGTTGGTTATAAATCAAGTATATCAAGTCTTTCCATAAATCTTGAAGTGCTTAAAATGAAATACACGAAAAAAGTCACAAGTCCTTGCTTTTTGCCATGGCTGGGTTTGAATGTTACGTGGGATGGGAGAGCTTTTCCATGCTGTTATTTTTATGATTGTCAGATTGATTTGGGCAATGTTTTTGATGAGGGGTTTGAGAGTGTATGGAATGGAAGTAAATACCAAGAATTCAGAAGGTCTTTAGCGAAATCACGACAATCGATAAAAGTGTGCTCACTATGTACCATTGAAGATGAAGGATTGAATGAAATATTCAGGAAAATAGTTACTGTATGTCCACCCATCAAAAAACTTAGTTCAATACCTTTTGATACGATTCATAAATAA
- the rfbD gene encoding dTDP-4-dehydrorhamnose reductase, which translates to MKILITGSAGMLGSAMMPTLAGEGHEIIATDINIVEDGMECLDVQNLSEVQAVADTHKPDMIMHLAAETDVDKCQIDVDHAYRANTLGTHNIALICQKLDIEMVYISTAGVFYGDKTEPYIEFDIPRPANVYGDSKLQGEIIVQRLLNKYYICRAGWMIGGGGNKDKKFLNKVMQQIKKGAKEIKAVEDKFGSPTYTVDFSKCMAHLIKTGFYGLYHMGNIGSCSRYDIAKKAFEILDINDVKLSPCTSEVFPLPAPRARSESMTDYMLNLRGISIMRPWEEAVTDYIKSNFSK; encoded by the coding sequence ATGAAAATATTGATAACAGGTTCTGCAGGTATGTTAGGAAGCGCTATGATGCCTACTTTGGCTGGTGAGGGACATGAAATAATAGCAACGGATATTAATATTGTTGAGGATGGGATGGAATGTCTTGATGTGCAGAACCTATCTGAAGTACAGGCAGTAGCAGATACTCATAAACCTGATATGATAATGCATCTTGCCGCTGAAACGGATGTAGATAAATGTCAGATAGATGTTGATCATGCGTATAGAGCAAATACCTTAGGAACTCACAATATTGCCTTAATATGCCAAAAATTGGATATTGAAATGGTGTATATAAGTACCGCCGGAGTATTTTACGGTGATAAAACTGAGCCGTATATAGAGTTTGATATTCCTCGCCCTGCAAATGTCTACGGGGATAGTAAGCTGCAAGGAGAAATTATTGTCCAGCGACTTTTAAATAAATACTATATATGTCGTGCAGGGTGGATGATTGGCGGCGGCGGGAATAAAGATAAAAAGTTTTTAAACAAAGTTATGCAACAAATCAAAAAAGGCGCAAAAGAAATTAAAGCTGTTGAAGATAAGTTTGGATCGCCAACATATACTGTTGATTTTTCAAAGTGTATGGCACATCTCATTAAAACAGGTTTTTATGGACTCTATCATATGGGAAATATTGGAAGTTGTTCACGGTATGATATTGCAAAAAAAGCATTTGAAATCTTAGATATTAATGATGTCAAGCTCTCTCCATGTACATCAGAAGTTTTTCCTCTGCCGGCTCCTCGAGCACGTTCTGAATCTATGACCGATTATATGCTCAATCTAAGGGGTATCAGTATTATGCGTCCCTGGGAAGAAGCGGTAACTGACTATATAAAATCAAATTTTTCAAAATAG
- a CDS encoding glycosyltransferase family 2 protein, with amino-acid sequence MNSPLVSFMIINWNGKNYLEKCFTSIQEQTYPHIEVIMVDNGSSDDSILFTESSFPTVRIIKNTDNLGYVIAKNQAAKSAQGTYLFSLDSDTHLDRFCVENLVKEMESDSRIGMCACHLKSYAGASELSCGFGCDFFSTATYNDKEPFFSDGAGIFIRKDLYIEIGGFDETHFMYKEDVDLGWRVNLMGYRVFAAQKAIVYHMSGGVSGIEGKRLDAHWKNGTQYETNYRRRYLGEKNSLRNVLKNYSSLTLIWMIPLYVLVSVAEMLLFLCVGQPKTVLNCYLKAYGWNIRHLADTIKEHNRMQRLRKVGDLTILRKMDKRLGKYLSFRKMKRIPIVK; translated from the coding sequence TTGAATTCTCCTCTTGTTTCTTTTATGATAATAAATTGGAATGGCAAGAACTATTTGGAAAAATGTTTTACCTCGATACAAGAACAAACTTATCCGCATATTGAAGTTATCATGGTCGATAATGGATCGAGCGACGATTCAATTCTGTTTACTGAATCTAGTTTTCCTACAGTCCGCATTATAAAAAACACTGATAATCTTGGTTATGTTATTGCGAAAAATCAGGCTGCAAAATCCGCCCAGGGAACATATCTTTTTTCTTTGGATAGCGATACTCATCTTGATCGTTTCTGTGTTGAAAATCTCGTAAAAGAAATGGAATCGGATTCTCGGATTGGCATGTGTGCCTGTCATTTAAAAAGTTATGCCGGTGCTTCGGAATTGTCATGTGGCTTTGGTTGTGATTTTTTCAGTACAGCTACGTACAATGATAAGGAACCGTTTTTTTCTGATGGAGCGGGTATTTTTATTCGTAAAGACCTTTATATCGAGATAGGTGGATTTGATGAAACGCATTTTATGTATAAAGAAGATGTTGATCTAGGATGGCGTGTTAACCTTATGGGGTATCGTGTTTTTGCCGCGCAAAAAGCAATCGTTTATCACATGAGCGGGGGGGTGAGCGGTATTGAAGGAAAAAGGCTGGACGCTCACTGGAAGAACGGGACGCAATATGAAACTAATTATCGTCGTAGGTATCTTGGGGAAAAAAACAGTTTGAGAAACGTCTTAAAGAATTACAGTTCTTTAACCTTAATATGGATGATTCCTCTATATGTGTTAGTTTCTGTTGCGGAAATGCTCCTTTTTTTATGTGTAGGGCAGCCAAAGACTGTTTTAAATTGCTATCTGAAAGCCTATGGATGGAATATTCGTCATTTAGCCGATACAATAAAGGAACACAATAGAATGCAGCGGTTGAGGAAGGTAGGCGACTTGACGATTTTAAGAAAAATGGACAAACGACTTGGGAAGTATCTAAGTTTTAGGAAAATGAAAAGAATACCGATTGTTAAATAA
- a CDS encoding FkbM family methyltransferase, giving the protein MFKKIFHDTFQMVSSGFIYKILSKVMNVLNTCVPIPKNFTIAIGKNKYTAKTFDRVMALFFWKHGMLESYETENIKNMISEDMVVLDIGANIGYYTLIFSDLVGNGGVVYAFEPDPDNYMTLTENVKANHCNNVVALSKAVAQKNGSVTLYRNEGNRGDHSIHDYTGDKKNTVIVDCVSLDSYFSQGTKVHFVKMDIQGAEPEAFEGMKRILKENTDIMLLTELMPANYADTGKGAQDFLKMLDHEYGFIVYYVDGTRKKLVRLNEDEIQKKCFGGKSINVVLKRN; this is encoded by the coding sequence ATGTTTAAGAAAATATTCCATGATACGTTTCAAATGGTCTCATCAGGTTTTATATATAAAATCCTCTCAAAGGTAATGAATGTATTGAATACATGTGTGCCAATTCCTAAGAATTTTACAATTGCCATTGGGAAAAACAAATATACAGCAAAAACATTTGATCGTGTAATGGCGCTCTTTTTTTGGAAACATGGGATGCTCGAATCTTATGAAACAGAAAATATAAAAAATATGATCAGTGAAGATATGGTAGTCTTAGATATTGGTGCTAATATTGGATATTATACACTTATATTCTCAGATTTAGTAGGTAATGGAGGCGTTGTGTACGCCTTTGAGCCAGATCCAGATAATTATATGACGCTTACAGAAAATGTAAAAGCTAATCATTGCAATAACGTAGTTGCACTTTCTAAGGCCGTCGCGCAAAAAAATGGTTCTGTTACATTGTATAGAAATGAAGGAAATAGAGGCGATCATAGTATTCATGATTACACGGGAGATAAAAAAAATACTGTGATTGTTGATTGTGTATCACTTGATAGTTATTTTTCTCAAGGAACAAAGGTGCATTTTGTCAAAATGGATATTCAAGGAGCTGAACCAGAAGCTTTTGAAGGAATGAAGCGCATATTAAAAGAAAATACGGATATAATGCTCTTAACAGAGCTGATGCCAGCAAATTATGCTGATACAGGAAAAGGGGCGCAAGATTTCCTAAAGATGCTCGATCATGAGTATGGTTTTATTGTTTATTATGTTGATGGGACTCGAAAGAAACTCGTACGTTTGAATGAAGATGAAATTCAAAAAAAATGCTTTGGTGGAAAGAGTATCAATGTTGTGCTGAAGAGAAACTGA
- a CDS encoding radical SAM protein, which yields MLWWKEYQCCAEEKLKKRIENMVTVFDKIKSVLIKPFVKSENLSMLIFFITSRCNQKCKSCFIWQRKDNAKADLSISEIESVSKKAPLIDVLLLSGGEPFMREDIVDIIRLFFENNGIKNLAIPTNGSLTDISCSKIKEIASISSGLSVSVNFSIDGTMDIHDSIRGVSGAFKQTVLTLESVLALKKEYHNISVVVNTVIMSDNLENISSLMSFIDDKGYDLDHVFEIVRGKPQSPDMLHMDQRLLKEVYADVLLYQEKRLKEKYCRHDFKWIIDSFIARICLANLSVFYRKQLDIYFKQKSWGFPCQAGNSISVLYSNGDMPLCELRDSGIMNIRDNDYDMKKILQSENFVDLRKKIRHEKCSCTHICFLMESAYKSVSFLFFQYPVTFLKMLFKARI from the coding sequence ATGCTTTGGTGGAAAGAGTATCAATGTTGTGCTGAAGAGAAACTGAAGAAGAGAATAGAGAATATGGTAACTGTATTTGATAAAATAAAAAGCGTTCTTATCAAACCTTTTGTTAAGAGCGAGAACTTGTCTATGCTTATATTTTTCATTACCTCTCGCTGTAACCAAAAATGTAAGAGTTGTTTTATTTGGCAAAGGAAAGATAATGCTAAAGCAGACTTAAGTATTTCTGAAATAGAATCAGTCAGTAAAAAAGCACCGCTTATAGATGTTCTTCTCCTTTCTGGCGGGGAACCTTTTATGAGGGAAGATATTGTTGATATAATACGGCTGTTTTTTGAAAATAATGGCATTAAGAATCTTGCAATACCCACCAATGGAAGTCTTACAGATATATCGTGTTCCAAAATTAAAGAAATTGCCAGTATATCGAGTGGTCTCAGTGTGAGTGTAAACTTTTCGATAGATGGCACAATGGATATCCATGATAGTATAAGGGGCGTTTCCGGTGCTTTCAAACAAACAGTATTGACATTAGAGAGTGTATTGGCATTAAAAAAAGAATATCACAATATTTCTGTTGTTGTGAACACAGTTATTATGAGTGATAACCTTGAAAATATTTCATCATTAATGTCGTTTATTGATGATAAAGGGTACGATCTTGATCACGTATTTGAAATTGTCCGCGGAAAACCACAATCTCCCGACATGCTTCATATGGATCAAAGGCTTTTAAAAGAGGTCTATGCGGATGTGTTGTTGTATCAAGAAAAACGGCTGAAGGAAAAATATTGTCGACATGATTTTAAATGGATCATTGATAGTTTTATTGCTCGCATCTGTCTTGCAAATCTCAGTGTTTTCTATCGCAAACAACTTGATATCTATTTTAAACAAAAATCCTGGGGTTTTCCATGTCAGGCAGGGAATTCCATTAGTGTTTTATATAGTAATGGCGATATGCCTTTGTGCGAGTTGCGTGATTCGGGTATTATGAATATTCGCGATAACGATTATGATATGAAAAAGATACTTCAGTCAGAAAACTTTGTGGATCTGAGAAAAAAAATCCGTCATGAAAAATGTAGTTGTACTCACATTTGTTTTCTAATGGAAAGCGCTTATAAAAGTGTCTCATTCTTGTTTTTTCAGTATCCGGTTACCTTTCTTAAAATGCTCTTTAAGGCAAGAATATGA
- a CDS encoding glycosyltransferase gives MNFSVIIPTHNRKDILPLTLRALEEQREYSHEYEVIIIDDGSHDGTREYLQTYNPKRPHCIKIYQQHNGPACARNAGIKRARGDTIVFIGDDTVPDQLFLSQHEQSHRRFANSIVVGYTSWHPKCAVSPFMDFLDRSGLQFSYNGLQEYQEIDYNMFYTSNISVPREILQTESFDEKFPYAAFEDIELGYRLYNKGVKSFYCPHAKCFHYHYYEDEKMILARQKQIAESLLYMISRHPELEHTYIKKYRKLIEYAAIALCNPMTKCINKDLYWHAGMIKYKYKHLNALLSHKE, from the coding sequence ATGAATTTTTCAGTTATTATTCCTACGCATAATCGAAAAGATATCTTGCCTTTGACTCTTCGTGCACTTGAGGAGCAGCGTGAATATTCTCATGAATATGAAGTAATAATTATAGACGACGGGTCTCATGACGGAACCAGGGAATATCTTCAAACATATAATCCAAAGCGACCCCATTGTATAAAAATCTATCAGCAGCATAATGGTCCTGCATGTGCAAGAAATGCGGGGATAAAAAGAGCACGTGGAGATACTATAGTTTTTATTGGTGATGATACTGTGCCTGATCAATTGTTTCTCAGTCAGCACGAACAATCGCATAGAAGGTTTGCAAATTCTATTGTAGTTGGTTATACATCATGGCATCCGAAATGTGCTGTATCTCCATTTATGGATTTTCTTGATCGTAGTGGGTTGCAATTTAGCTATAATGGCTTGCAAGAATATCAGGAAATCGATTATAACATGTTTTATACATCCAATATATCTGTACCAAGAGAAATTCTGCAAACAGAATCCTTTGATGAGAAATTTCCATATGCTGCCTTTGAAGATATTGAGTTGGGATATAGATTATATAATAAGGGAGTTAAATCATTTTATTGTCCACATGCGAAATGTTTTCACTATCATTATTACGAAGATGAAAAGATGATACTTGCACGACAAAAACAGATTGCTGAGTCTTTGCTGTATATGATCAGTAGGCATCCAGAACTTGAACATACATACATTAAAAAATACAGAAAACTGATTGAGTATGCAGCTATAGCGTTATGTAATCCCATGACAAAATGTATCAATAAAGATCTGTACTGGCATGCAGGAATGATTAAATATAAATATAAACACTTAAACGCGCTATTGTCTCATAAAGAATAG
- a CDS encoding DUF2079 domain-containing protein — MSNKKLWVLIFLYLVFFFFAARNIVVPDSKLFEREYDLVAGQEQIVTTVPLKTSCFVKCNIFGDNIINSIETFKIFFNNQELIPNKKEVRDNYLRYELRVDQAGVVKGKNSITFSIIPDKAQCSILNFKKSYLRYEKIYIGDFYLLTSAGKASVGFSIMSSIIFACSMTFVWFLMSLFLSALFDYTYLHVYRFNLILLTILFAIIVFFKTICYVSGISVALGSTISSVSLLILFVAYKCAEVLMYGRKKLLFYYKRVLQWFAKVEDRYRLSIVLVVLFIISYIAVFFTLQYLRYTSFVSSMDLNCIVQLVFNAMEGRVNEVQNGAFELVNYLKFHLQPAYILFVPMYYVFRSNLLFYFVQTAVIALGALPVYWIAREKLKHKGYAVCFSILYLLYPSIHNCTMYGFHLEELSIGIGLFAFYFLISKKRGLFFVSCLLLMSLKENVAAIPFMLGIYAFFCGEKKLGILVSLISVAWVYITLFVVIPLYTPEGQITYSETFFRNLGGSKDDVIINLFSNMYTYLRPIITDPFKSNFLYHLFAPLIFLPILAPEILMIALPIFGQLLLSNYLRFHDITVFYQSSLLPFVVIAAIYGFNRLVKGEKLIAKRIFGYKGNYFSIVVIGIMFISTLYYSHKNITPKHAPGYFRPEVYSVSDRDRDIKQHLDEIPAGASLASPMKYYEYLSGRRYQYYIFPETIQNKKPELVLIDSYMCWPAYGEYRYNGMVIHALDASDNYRLTLKYRGYYLFEKKDTMHPCSIYIYDHTFFHKTYDSENNAYEYGKDIYIPEDGFYTLYVGVSDAVISCSNADKGYDSFEFLPGFRGVVKIAQSFSPQKIKYNVLQILVRRIGNPVFSLSIREDVHGKPGGAYLTRIEGTQSQGKAYKYSWIDFDISDVLFDMSKKYWFVLSVEGEKNYHRYEIAAFNRSLKKGYKDSIYYIYDGKRDVWAAPYKRNQKIDNEFGNDIDGIIFRMVRKEEFCQNVVVRVDGVKHTFAEKDDKRYHNIYTLKYEKIPLVKGKNNFIISGDKNFQLKYLKLEKIQ; from the coding sequence ATGAGTAATAAGAAATTATGGGTATTGATTTTTCTTTATCTGGTATTCTTCTTTTTTGCGGCACGCAATATAGTTGTTCCTGATAGCAAGCTTTTTGAGAGAGAGTATGACCTTGTTGCCGGACAAGAACAAATTGTCACAACGGTACCGTTGAAAACCTCATGTTTCGTTAAATGTAACATCTTTGGCGATAATATAATAAATAGTATCGAGACGTTTAAAATATTTTTCAATAATCAAGAATTAATCCCCAATAAGAAAGAAGTACGAGATAATTATCTTAGATATGAGTTGCGTGTTGATCAAGCGGGAGTGGTTAAAGGTAAAAATAGTATTACCTTTTCAATTATTCCCGATAAAGCACAATGCTCCATTTTAAATTTTAAGAAATCCTATCTGCGATATGAAAAGATATATATTGGCGATTTCTATTTATTAACATCTGCCGGTAAAGCAAGTGTTGGTTTTAGCATTATGAGTAGCATCATCTTTGCGTGCTCTATGACATTTGTATGGTTTTTAATGTCGTTATTCCTTAGCGCGCTATTTGACTATACGTATCTTCATGTATACAGATTTAATCTTATTCTTCTTACAATCCTTTTTGCCATTATAGTATTTTTTAAAACTATTTGCTATGTCAGTGGAATATCTGTAGCTTTAGGCTCAACAATATCGTCTGTATCGCTCCTTATCCTTTTTGTTGCGTATAAGTGCGCGGAAGTCCTTATGTATGGAAGAAAAAAACTTCTATTTTATTACAAAAGAGTTCTGCAATGGTTTGCGAAGGTGGAAGATAGGTATCGGCTATCAATAGTATTAGTTGTTTTATTCATAATCTCATATATTGCAGTTTTTTTTACTCTGCAGTATTTGCGGTATACAAGTTTTGTTTCAAGTATGGATCTTAATTGTATTGTGCAACTTGTATTTAATGCTATGGAAGGGCGGGTAAATGAAGTCCAAAATGGTGCGTTTGAACTTGTTAATTATCTAAAATTTCATTTACAGCCCGCTTATATATTATTTGTTCCGATGTATTATGTATTTAGAAGTAACTTGCTTTTTTATTTTGTGCAAACCGCGGTAATCGCTTTAGGCGCATTACCTGTCTATTGGATTGCAAGAGAAAAACTCAAGCATAAAGGCTATGCAGTTTGTTTTTCAATACTGTATTTGTTATACCCGTCTATACACAATTGTACTATGTATGGTTTTCATCTCGAGGAATTATCTATTGGAATTGGTTTGTTTGCATTTTATTTTCTTATCAGCAAAAAGCGTGGTTTATTTTTTGTCTCTTGTCTTTTATTAATGTCACTCAAGGAAAATGTTGCGGCAATACCTTTTATGCTGGGTATTTATGCGTTTTTTTGCGGGGAGAAAAAACTGGGGATTCTCGTATCGTTGATTTCTGTAGCATGGGTATATATTACTCTTTTTGTTGTAATTCCACTATATACGCCTGAAGGTCAGATTACGTACTCTGAGACTTTTTTTAGAAATTTAGGAGGCTCAAAAGATGATGTTATAATTAACCTGTTTTCTAATATGTATACTTATCTGAGGCCAATAATAACGGATCCTTTTAAATCTAATTTTTTATATCACCTTTTCGCTCCTTTAATATTTTTACCTATTTTGGCACCCGAAATTCTTATGATTGCTCTTCCGATATTTGGCCAGCTTTTATTGTCAAATTATCTCAGGTTTCACGATATAACTGTTTTCTATCAATCTTCTTTATTGCCGTTTGTCGTCATTGCCGCGATTTATGGTTTTAACAGATTGGTGAAAGGAGAAAAACTTATAGCCAAGCGGATATTTGGTTATAAAGGTAATTATTTTAGTATTGTTGTAATAGGTATTATGTTTATATCAACGCTATATTATTCGCATAAAAATATTACCCCTAAGCATGCTCCGGGTTATTTTCGCCCAGAGGTGTATTCTGTTAGTGATCGTGATAGAGATATAAAACAACATCTTGATGAGATTCCGGCAGGGGCATCTTTGGCTTCACCAATGAAGTATTATGAATATTTGTCCGGAAGAAGATATCAATATTATATATTTCCGGAAACTATACAAAACAAAAAACCTGAGTTAGTATTGATTGATTCATATATGTGTTGGCCTGCGTACGGTGAATATAGGTATAATGGAATGGTGATACATGCCCTCGATGCATCTGATAACTATAGATTGACATTGAAGTATCGAGGATACTATCTTTTTGAGAAAAAAGATACGATGCATCCATGCTCTATATACATATATGATCATACATTTTTTCATAAAACGTATGATAGTGAGAATAATGCCTATGAGTATGGCAAAGACATTTATATTCCTGAAGATGGTTTTTATACGCTTTATGTGGGTGTAAGTGATGCTGTTATTAGTTGCTCAAATGCGGACAAAGGATATGATTCATTTGAATTTCTTCCAGGTTTTAGGGGCGTAGTAAAAATTGCACAAAGCTTTAGCCCTCAAAAGATAAAATACAATGTACTACAAATATTAGTTCGTAGAATTGGAAACCCTGTATTTAGTTTATCCATACGAGAGGATGTTCATGGAAAGCCAGGGGGGGCATATTTAACTCGGATTGAAGGGACACAATCACAAGGAAAGGCGTATAAATATTCCTGGATTGATTTTGATATAAGTGATGTACTATTCGATATGTCAAAAAAATACTGGTTTGTACTTTCCGTAGAAGGTGAAAAGAATTACCATAGATACGAGATTGCCGCATTTAATCGTAGTTTAAAAAAAGGGTATAAGGATAGCATATACTATATATATGATGGCAAGAGAGATGTATGGGCCGCTCCATACAAGAGAAATCAAAAAATTGACAATGAATTTGGAAATGATATTGATGGGATTATTTTTAGAATGGTCAGAAAGGAAGAATTCTGTCAAAATGTAGTTGTACGTGTTGATGGTGTGAAGCATACGTTTGCTGAAAAGGATGATAAAAGATATCATAATATATATACACTGAAGTATGAAAAGATTCCCCTTGTAAAAGGGAAAAATAATTTTATTATTTCGGGTGATAAAAACTTCCAACTTAAGTACTTGAAGCTAGAAAAAATACAATAA